A single Bos mutus isolate GX-2022 chromosome 25, NWIPB_WYAK_1.1, whole genome shotgun sequence DNA region contains:
- the SMIM10L3 gene encoding salivary gland specific protein SAGSIN1: MAAALSGLAVRLSRSAAARSYGVFCKGLTRTLLIFFDLAWRLRINFPYLYIVASMMLNVRLQVHIEIH, translated from the coding sequence ATGGCGGCGGCTCTGTCGGGCCTGGCTGTCCGGCTATCGCGCTCGGCCGCCGCCCGCTCTTATGGGGTCTTCTGCAAGGGGCTGACCCGCACGCTGCTCATTTTCTTCGACCTGGCCTGGCGCTTGCGTATCAACTTCCCCTACCTCTACATCGTGGCTTCCATGATGCTCAACGTCCGTCTGCAG